The Kroppenstedtia pulmonis genome has a segment encoding these proteins:
- a CDS encoding DivIVA domain-containing protein, with product MLTPLDLHNKEFRRAFRGFDCEEVDAFIAELIQTWEVLTQTEKWRVEKGVPVTQEGKKLLTPMEIHHKKFRRRFRGYDVDDVNDFLDRVIQSAEQLIKEKA from the coding sequence ATGCTGACTCCTCTGGATCTCCACAATAAGGAATTTCGTCGGGCTTTCCGAGGTTTCGATTGCGAGGAAGTGGATGCATTTATTGCTGAACTGATCCAGACTTGGGAAGTTCTCACTCAGACAGAAAAGTGGAGGGTGGAAAAGGGAGTGCCTGTCACCCAGGAGGGCAAGAAGTTACTGACTCCCATGGAGATTCACCATAAAAAATTCAGGCGACGCTTCAGGGGTTATGATGTGGATGACGTCAATGATTTCCTGGACCGAGTGATTCAAAGTGCTGAGCAACTGATCAAGGAAAAAGCATGA
- a CDS encoding MFS transporter produces MNQKAVKAWVMYDWANSAFATTVMAAVMPIFYADVAGNNLSATAKTAYWGYTQSIALILVVLLSPVMGAIADVSQSKKAFLRFFTYMGSIACILLTFVGEGEWLWASLLVIAGTLAFSGGNVFYDAFLTDLVPEKKRDQISAKGYAYGYIGGGVLLAINLAMISFPKAFFLPDTIVATQLSFLSVGIWWFLFSIPFFRHVREPGKSQTGHRHSTGKLIAGGIRSTLQTIRRLRRYPELLKFLIAFWFFSDGINTIIKMATIYGREIGIGQTDLIAALLITQFVGIPCTLLFGKIADRSGPMRTLITTLFIYLMIVALGYFMQSALHFYLLAILVGSVQGGSQALSRSIFTRLVPPDRSAEFFGFYGLSGKFASIFGPTVFGLIGQMTGSSRFGIVSLALFFILGIVILLFVRLDKGKKEAAEVSTETWKSSPLQDGPSL; encoded by the coding sequence ATGAACCAAAAAGCAGTAAAGGCATGGGTCATGTATGATTGGGCCAATTCCGCTTTTGCCACTACGGTAATGGCTGCTGTCATGCCTATTTTTTATGCGGATGTGGCTGGCAACAACTTGAGTGCCACTGCCAAAACCGCTTACTGGGGATATACTCAATCCATCGCACTTATCCTGGTTGTTCTGTTGTCCCCGGTCATGGGTGCCATCGCGGATGTTTCCCAATCCAAAAAGGCTTTTTTGCGCTTTTTCACTTATATGGGGTCGATTGCCTGTATCCTCCTCACCTTTGTCGGAGAAGGGGAGTGGTTGTGGGCATCCCTGCTGGTCATTGCAGGAACCCTGGCCTTTTCCGGCGGCAATGTTTTTTATGATGCTTTTTTGACGGATTTGGTTCCGGAGAAAAAGCGGGATCAGATTTCTGCAAAGGGATATGCCTATGGGTATATTGGAGGCGGGGTTTTGTTAGCCATTAATTTGGCGATGATTTCATTTCCCAAAGCTTTTTTTCTCCCTGATACCATCGTCGCCACCCAGTTATCCTTTCTCTCAGTGGGTATCTGGTGGTTTCTCTTTTCGATTCCTTTCTTCCGGCACGTTCGGGAACCTGGCAAATCACAAACAGGGCACCGACACAGTACCGGCAAATTAATCGCAGGAGGAATCCGCTCCACCCTGCAAACCATTCGGCGGTTAAGAAGATATCCGGAATTGCTGAAGTTTTTGATTGCCTTCTGGTTTTTTTCTGATGGGATCAACACCATTATCAAGATGGCCACCATCTACGGACGGGAAATCGGAATTGGCCAAACCGATCTCATCGCCGCCCTGCTCATCACACAATTTGTCGGTATTCCCTGTACCCTGCTGTTTGGGAAGATCGCTGACCGATCCGGACCCATGCGTACGTTGATCACCACTTTGTTCATTTATCTGATGATCGTCGCATTGGGTTATTTTATGCAATCTGCTCTTCATTTCTACCTCTTGGCAATCCTGGTGGGATCCGTCCAGGGTGGCAGCCAGGCTTTGAGCCGTTCCATCTTTACCCGGCTGGTCCCCCCTGATCGCAGTGCCGAGTTTTTCGGATTTTATGGACTTTCCGGCAAGTTCGCCTCCATATTTGGTCCCACGGTCTTCGGCTTAATCGGACAGATGACCGGGTCCAGTCGTTTCGGCATTGTATCCCTGGCTCTCTTTTTTATCCTGGGAATCGTGATACTCCTATTCGTCCGGTTGGACAAAGGAAAAAAAGAAGCGGCAGAAGTATCGACAGAGACATGGAAATCCTCCCCGCTCCAGGATGGACCTTCTCTGTAA
- the argF gene encoding ornithine carbamoyltransferase: MNKQLTAMTGSLKGRDCLQWTDWTPTEIAELIQWSLELKTRHQQKERWAPLSGKTLAMIFDKPSTRTRVSFEVAMAQLGGHALALNPQDLQLGRGESLPDTARVLSGYVDGILIRTHTHTTVTELAEYASVPVINGLTDLHHPCQALADLLTLKERKGELAGLKLAYVGDGNNVLHSLMEAAVAVGIHLTAAFPEGYAPDTDIVEKVQQVAGSTSGSITLTKDPREAVQDADAVYTDVWASMGQEEEKEQRKVAFAGFQVNEALMALAKADALFLHCLPAYRGLEVSAAVMEGRQSAVFQQAENRLHAQKALLTGLMG; encoded by the coding sequence ATGAATAAACAGCTAACCGCAATGACAGGGTCTCTGAAGGGGCGGGATTGTCTTCAATGGACGGATTGGACACCCACTGAGATTGCAGAGCTCATCCAGTGGTCATTGGAGCTGAAAACCCGACACCAACAAAAAGAAAGGTGGGCACCTTTGTCAGGGAAGACGTTGGCTATGATTTTTGATAAACCCTCTACCCGTACCCGGGTTTCATTTGAAGTGGCCATGGCCCAGCTTGGGGGGCATGCCTTGGCCTTGAACCCTCAAGATCTGCAATTGGGACGAGGGGAAAGCCTCCCGGATACAGCCAGGGTTCTCTCCGGTTATGTGGATGGGATTCTGATCCGCACCCATACTCACACCACTGTGACAGAGTTGGCGGAATATGCCTCCGTTCCCGTGATCAACGGTTTGACAGACTTGCATCACCCCTGCCAGGCATTGGCGGACCTGCTTACCCTTAAAGAAAGGAAAGGAGAGCTGGCCGGTCTCAAATTGGCCTATGTGGGGGATGGCAACAATGTGTTGCACTCCTTGATGGAAGCCGCCGTCGCTGTGGGTATACACCTGACGGCTGCCTTTCCTGAGGGATATGCCCCGGACACAGATATCGTAGAGAAGGTGCAACAGGTCGCCGGATCCACTTCCGGGAGTATCACGCTTACAAAGGATCCACGAGAGGCGGTGCAGGACGCCGATGCGGTTTATACCGATGTCTGGGCCAGTATGGGGCAAGAAGAGGAGAAGGAACAAAGGAAAGTTGCCTTTGCCGGTTTCCAGGTTAATGAAGCGTTGATGGCCTTGGCGAAGGCAGATGCCCTGTTTCTCCATTGTCTCCCTGCATATCGGGGACTGGAGGTGTCGGCGGCAGTGATGGAAGGCAGGCAATCGGCGGTTTTTCAACAAGCGGAAAATCGCCTTCACGCCCAAAAAGCATTGCTTACCGGGTTAATGGGCTGA
- a CDS encoding tetratricopeptide repeat protein, which yields MDIKKKGEWIRNTYEVIDAFPFVQGVLYFTRVAAKAQDQGDDRPARFVHGLDVRLLERGAPLENLLHRDRSSFFPLQGLFVQEGILYQVFGRLEGTLMAHHLYHSAPLALPKVLSIIQKVTDSLVSIRDKDQFTLVHPQNMLLTSDGVRFLYGGSVGLLPKVRGEPVNWEEDEVLRTKKEKAMDIYSLGALAYIMLTGTSPSTQGRVEPIQLYRNDVPSELNQYVMACLEPDPVHRPSLHELSRWIQQVSIPGDFQKKKDDPVYYLKPDFESLRENLFSQMVRDVLSQRVTGPAEGVTEWEGWQAGQLDTPGQEAALTRQEPKGERVWTRHPEDGTGTSRQKGLSSLPTSVPQDPVPLPQKEEKEVSLFRKKPVWIATTVLLGGLGTGFYLFLSGPSDAENAAKYYGESMKYVQNEKMDQAVTMAEQAVEAAPQDKTYLLHLADLYWKEKKYQQAVTVLERGSREIPDAEVFDLLAMNALYANKLKPASKAIKQAISLDPDNPQYHYHQGKIYGAAEKYDAAVRSLQKAIRMEGDDSRFHNSLATYLLKKRDYKGAEKHARQAVELNPEVSDYQVKLGKVYLAHRGEAEKDKQLSLQEKKVRMKELTEKSIQSFAEGIRLDSKNATAHYYLSISQYYDGDYKSAEKSAQKSLQLSPEVASFYYQYGVVLQRLDKRKEAADNYKKALDLDPENTLYKKAVEQIQ from the coding sequence ATGGATATAAAGAAAAAGGGTGAATGGATTCGGAATACATATGAAGTGATCGATGCTTTTCCATTTGTACAAGGGGTACTGTATTTCACCCGTGTGGCCGCCAAGGCACAGGATCAGGGAGATGATCGTCCGGCAAGGTTTGTTCACGGTTTGGATGTGCGCTTATTGGAACGGGGAGCACCATTGGAAAACTTGCTCCACAGGGACCGTTCCTCCTTTTTTCCTTTGCAGGGCTTGTTTGTGCAAGAGGGAATCCTGTATCAGGTTTTCGGAAGGTTGGAAGGAACCCTGATGGCACACCATCTTTACCATTCGGCTCCCCTTGCTCTTCCAAAAGTGTTGTCCATTATCCAGAAAGTTACGGACAGCTTGGTAAGTATCAGGGACAAAGACCAGTTTACATTGGTTCATCCGCAAAATATGCTGCTTACCTCTGATGGGGTTCGCTTCCTTTACGGCGGATCAGTGGGATTGTTGCCCAAGGTAAGAGGTGAACCTGTCAACTGGGAAGAAGATGAGGTTCTTCGAACCAAAAAGGAAAAAGCGATGGATATCTACTCTCTGGGGGCCTTGGCCTATATTATGCTGACTGGGACAAGTCCTTCCACCCAGGGGCGGGTTGAGCCGATCCAGCTTTATCGAAACGATGTACCCTCTGAACTCAATCAGTATGTCATGGCGTGTTTGGAGCCTGATCCAGTCCATCGTCCTTCCTTACATGAATTATCACGGTGGATTCAGCAAGTGTCTATCCCTGGGGATTTTCAAAAAAAAAAAGATGATCCTGTCTACTATCTGAAACCGGATTTTGAGAGTTTAAGAGAGAACCTGTTTAGCCAGATGGTACGGGATGTGTTGTCCCAAAGGGTGACAGGACCGGCAGAGGGAGTAACGGAGTGGGAGGGCTGGCAAGCGGGCCAACTGGACACCCCTGGACAAGAAGCCGCCCTGACCCGTCAAGAGCCCAAAGGAGAGCGGGTTTGGACCCGACATCCAGAGGATGGGACTGGGACTTCCCGACAGAAGGGGCTGTCTTCCCTTCCCACATCGGTTCCCCAAGATCCCGTACCTTTGCCCCAAAAGGAAGAAAAAGAGGTGTCCCTCTTTCGTAAGAAGCCGGTCTGGATCGCCACCACTGTGTTATTAGGCGGATTGGGCACCGGTTTTTATCTGTTCCTCTCAGGGCCTTCTGATGCGGAAAACGCAGCGAAGTATTACGGTGAATCCATGAAATATGTTCAAAATGAGAAAATGGACCAGGCGGTAACGATGGCGGAGCAGGCTGTGGAGGCGGCACCACAAGACAAGACGTACCTTCTTCATTTGGCGGATTTGTATTGGAAAGAGAAAAAGTATCAACAGGCGGTTACCGTATTGGAACGGGGAAGTCGTGAAATTCCCGATGCGGAAGTCTTTGATTTATTGGCAATGAATGCTTTATACGCCAACAAACTGAAGCCGGCTTCAAAAGCAATCAAACAAGCGATTTCTTTGGATCCGGACAATCCTCAGTATCATTATCACCAAGGCAAAATATACGGAGCTGCGGAGAAATATGATGCTGCTGTGCGCTCCTTACAAAAAGCGATCCGGATGGAGGGGGATGACTCCCGTTTTCACAACAGCCTGGCTACCTATCTCCTGAAAAAAAGGGACTATAAAGGAGCAGAAAAACATGCCCGACAGGCTGTGGAGCTGAACCCGGAAGTCTCCGACTACCAGGTGAAACTTGGAAAGGTTTATTTGGCACATCGAGGAGAAGCAGAGAAAGACAAACAACTCTCCCTGCAAGAAAAAAAAGTTCGAATGAAAGAGTTGACGGAAAAGTCCATTCAATCTTTTGCCGAAGGCATCAGATTGGACTCCAAAAATGCTACCGCCCATTACTATCTTTCCATATCTCAATACTATGATGGGGATTACAAATCAGCAGAAAAGAGCGCTCAAAAATCTCTTCAACTAAGTCCGGAAGTGGCCTCATTTTACTACCAGTATGGAGTCGTTTTGCAACGGTTGGATAAACGGAAGGAAGCCGCCGACAATTACAAAAAAGCGCTGGATTTGGATCCGGAGAATACACTCTACAAAAAAGCAGTGGAGCAGATCCAATAA
- a CDS encoding glycosyltransferase, which translates to MMRVLMTLFKDIHYDSRAQREALALAEAGWEVDIACLHTTTQPPPELHEKIRLLRFPIHTKQLKRYVDRKADQRVRRGVYRVIRTPFVKMAKDVMTQRQFALKIWGLCEEAAYDVVHCHEWSTLSIGVYLKRKMGYTLVYDSRELFEGDSKGRWERIVGNRTESWWMEDVDELITVSSMMGTELKKKYPHLSATVVRTIPDSLETLPERKDYFHRLYGLDPNDRIVLYQGSFFRNRGLEALIGAFTYLKEDRKLVLLGYGDWKERLEKLVRDKGLEGRVFFHPPLFPENLVEVIAHADLGTVLYPGMYLNNRLSSPAKLFEYIQAGIPVLSSDQPGKAAIVGHYGTGKLVQSVKPRGIAEAIDEVLENPDPYLIGTHKARKLLTWEKEQQNLLWLYEQLERSMDRKECVSIHPHLREL; encoded by the coding sequence ATGATGCGCGTATTGATGACTCTTTTTAAAGATATTCATTACGATTCCCGTGCTCAGCGGGAAGCCCTTGCTCTGGCCGAGGCCGGGTGGGAGGTGGACATCGCCTGTTTGCATACAACGACCCAACCGCCGCCGGAGCTACATGAAAAGATTCGCTTGCTTCGATTTCCCATTCATACCAAACAGTTGAAACGGTATGTGGACCGGAAAGCTGACCAAAGAGTTAGGCGGGGAGTTTACCGAGTGATTCGCACTCCCTTTGTCAAAATGGCAAAGGATGTGATGACTCAGCGACAATTCGCTTTGAAAATATGGGGGTTATGCGAAGAGGCGGCTTACGATGTCGTTCACTGCCATGAGTGGAGTACCTTGAGCATTGGTGTTTATCTGAAACGAAAAATGGGTTACACATTGGTCTATGATTCCCGGGAGTTATTTGAGGGGGACAGCAAAGGCCGATGGGAACGGATTGTGGGAAACCGTACAGAGTCATGGTGGATGGAAGATGTGGATGAATTAATTACCGTCAGCAGCATGATGGGAACGGAGCTGAAAAAGAAATATCCCCACTTGTCCGCAACAGTGGTACGTACCATTCCTGATTCCCTGGAAACATTGCCTGAGAGAAAAGACTATTTTCATCGGTTATACGGGCTGGATCCCAATGATCGGATCGTGCTGTATCAAGGCAGCTTTTTCCGGAACCGGGGACTGGAAGCTTTGATCGGAGCCTTCACCTATCTGAAAGAGGATCGAAAATTGGTACTCCTCGGTTATGGAGATTGGAAGGAACGTCTGGAAAAACTGGTTCGGGACAAAGGTCTGGAAGGGCGTGTTTTTTTCCATCCACCTCTCTTTCCTGAAAACTTGGTGGAAGTGATCGCTCATGCTGATCTGGGAACCGTTTTATACCCTGGCATGTACCTGAATAATCGTCTTTCTTCTCCTGCTAAACTCTTTGAATATATTCAGGCGGGTATCCCGGTGTTGTCCAGCGACCAACCGGGTAAAGCGGCGATCGTGGGCCATTACGGAACGGGGAAGCTGGTTCAGTCCGTCAAACCACGGGGGATTGCTGAAGCCATTGATGAAGTATTGGAAAATCCGGACCCCTATTTGATTGGAACTCATAAGGCGAGGAAACTCCTGACTTGGGAAAAGGAGCAACAAAATCTGCTCTGGTTGTATGAACAACTGGAACGTTCGATGGATCGCAAAGAGTGCGTCTCCATTCATCCCCATCTTCGGGAACTGTAA
- a CDS encoding class D sortase produces the protein MFWRIFGALLITGGLFTAGYSGYHWWAEANLVKTYDGQAYAKAIKKKDALKPLDKGIEYKRKPKPGDSLGSLIVPKLNARIPLVEGHHSPQLAKGVGHYLDTAFPGETGHSVLAGHRETTFKQIGEIKKGDHLIVTNAEGTFTYSVRNMWITKAEDRTVIVPKEKPILTLITCYPFDMIGSAPERYIVEAELIKIEEGKKK, from the coding sequence TTGTTCTGGAGAATCTTTGGGGCTCTTCTGATCACAGGCGGTCTGTTCACAGCTGGATACAGCGGCTACCACTGGTGGGCCGAAGCCAATCTGGTGAAGACATACGATGGACAAGCCTATGCGAAAGCCATTAAAAAGAAAGACGCTCTGAAACCTTTGGACAAAGGCATTGAATATAAAAGAAAACCGAAACCAGGTGACAGTTTGGGAAGCTTGATCGTCCCTAAATTAAATGCCCGAATACCCTTGGTGGAAGGGCACCATTCACCACAGCTGGCCAAGGGCGTCGGTCATTATCTGGACACGGCTTTCCCTGGTGAAACCGGACACTCTGTTTTGGCAGGTCATCGGGAAACCACATTTAAACAGATCGGTGAAATCAAAAAAGGGGATCATCTCATCGTAACCAACGCAGAAGGAACCTTCACCTACTCTGTACGTAACATGTGGATCACCAAAGCCGAAGATCGAACTGTGATCGTCCCCAAAGAAAAACCGATCCTGACTCTGATTACCTGTTATCCCTTCGATATGATCGGCAGTGCCCCGGAACGCTATATCGTGGAAGCTGAATTGATCAAAATTGAAGAAGGAAAAAAGAAATAA
- a CDS encoding GNAT family N-acetyltransferase encodes MTIREIHESDYDPLITVVNDWWGGRSMSGMLPRLFFKYFRDTSFVLEEEGDIAAFLVGFLSQSTPDEAYIHFVGVHPEHRKKGYGSTLYRHFFDKVKEKGCRRVYCITSPVNQVSVAYHTRLGFRIIEGDFKIDGTPVYRNYDGPGEDRVLFVKELHEESLL; translated from the coding sequence GTGACAATTCGAGAAATCCATGAATCCGATTACGATCCGTTGATTACGGTAGTGAATGACTGGTGGGGAGGTCGATCGATGTCCGGTATGCTTCCCCGGTTGTTTTTCAAGTATTTCCGGGACACGTCCTTTGTTTTGGAAGAAGAGGGTGACATCGCTGCTTTTCTTGTCGGCTTCCTGTCCCAATCCACACCGGATGAAGCATATATCCATTTTGTCGGGGTTCATCCTGAACACCGGAAAAAAGGGTATGGCAGTACATTGTACCGTCATTTCTTTGACAAAGTGAAAGAAAAGGGTTGTCGCAGAGTATACTGCATCACGTCGCCTGTGAATCAGGTCTCTGTTGCCTATCATACCCGGTTGGGTTTCCGCATAATAGAAGGGGATTTTAAAATCGATGGTACTCCGGTATACCGAAATTATGACGGTCCAGGGGAAGACCGGGTACTGTTTGTAAAAGAGTTGCATGAAGAATCACTTCTGTAA
- the carB gene encoding carbamoyl-phosphate synthase (glutamine-hydrolyzing) large subunit, with protein sequence MDEGKANTATAATINRVLVIGSGPIVIGQAAEFDYAGTQACLALKEEGIHVILANNNPATIMTDREIADTIYMEPLNVDVLTRIIARERPEGLLATMGGQTGLNLAMELEEKGVLQAYGVRLLGTPIEAIRRGEDREVFKEMMTELGEPVPPGQTVSSVKEALAFAEMIGYPVVVRPAYTLGGFGGGSANNQIELEEIARQGLAASPIQQILVEQSIIGWKEIEYEMMRDSQDTCIAVCSMENMDPVGTHTGDSIVIAPVQTLTEKQHHMLHAAACKVVREMKVIGGCNIQFALHPETGAYSIIEVNPRVSRSSALASKATGYPIARLATKMALGYRLDECINPITGHTSASFEPVLDYVVVKIPRWPFDKFPQGDRLLGTRMKATGEVMALGRNLETALNKGIRSLEQNCFSLLLASDQELTDDELKQRLSQPDDRRLFVLGEAFRRGWSEERVQDVTGIDFYFLSKIRSMVQLEMDLMECTWATVSRKRLRRAKEQGVADRVLARIFGIAESEVRLRWKHYGWKPAYKWVDTCAGEFEADTPYFYSSWQGKDEEKKSDERTRILVLGSGPIRIGQGIEFDYCSVHAAQSLNKMGYGSVVVNNNPETVSTDYATTDHLYFEPLTVEDVWWVAEKEKTTRVMVQYGGQTAVKLTRELEAAGLDVLGTSGEQIDQVEDRHRFYEMLKVLNIPHIPGWRVTTLQEALQGAKELGYPLLVRPSYVIGGQGMQIIRNQEQLIRTLSGFSLSEEFPLLLDRFVEGMEVEVDAVTDGRDVVIPLLTQQIEPAGVHSGDSCSILGAPDLQGDQQQQLVSHTSRIAEYLGHAGLLNIQFVIQDNQVYVLEVNPRASRTVPVISKVTGVPMVEWATRVQLGESLASFAPTGLLSTLPRWAVKAPVFSATKLPGVDPAPGPEMKSTGEVLGTGITLEEAMAKVLPWMAGGKLPVLCPNTSLFFSVADSHKKLLRQWLPQLQQRGVRLAATPGTARYLRKWGRLPVQEYGPSDCEKWFQESGPKILCNIPTGRGEQDTPGFRLRQYALQGQVPCFMSPDIFQWLLKTDHLRDSVGWSVTPLTIPDRLEAIKK encoded by the coding sequence ATGGATGAGGGTAAAGCAAACACAGCGACTGCGGCGACGATAAACCGGGTTTTGGTTATCGGATCCGGTCCGATTGTCATCGGTCAAGCGGCGGAGTTTGATTATGCCGGTACACAAGCTTGCCTTGCCTTAAAGGAAGAGGGAATCCATGTGATTCTGGCCAACAACAACCCGGCTACGATTATGACTGACCGGGAGATTGCCGATACCATCTATATGGAGCCTTTGAATGTGGATGTGCTGACCCGGATCATTGCCCGGGAGCGACCGGAGGGATTGCTGGCCACCATGGGTGGACAAACGGGATTAAACCTGGCGATGGAGTTGGAGGAAAAAGGGGTTTTACAAGCTTATGGGGTCCGACTGTTGGGAACTCCGATTGAAGCGATTCGCAGAGGAGAAGACCGGGAAGTCTTCAAAGAGATGATGACGGAATTAGGTGAGCCGGTTCCACCCGGTCAGACGGTTTCTTCTGTGAAAGAAGCCCTGGCGTTTGCGGAGATGATTGGCTATCCGGTGGTGGTTCGCCCGGCCTATACCCTCGGCGGATTTGGAGGCGGATCGGCCAATAACCAAATCGAATTGGAAGAGATCGCCCGACAGGGTTTGGCCGCCAGTCCCATTCAACAAATCTTGGTGGAACAGAGTATCATCGGCTGGAAAGAGATCGAGTATGAGATGATGCGGGACAGCCAAGATACCTGTATTGCTGTTTGCAGCATGGAAAATATGGACCCTGTGGGCACTCACACAGGGGACAGTATCGTTATTGCCCCTGTCCAGACACTGACAGAGAAACAACATCACATGCTCCATGCTGCGGCCTGTAAAGTGGTCCGGGAGATGAAAGTCATCGGTGGTTGCAATATTCAGTTTGCCCTTCATCCGGAAACCGGTGCATACAGCATCATCGAGGTGAATCCACGGGTCAGCCGTTCCAGTGCATTGGCTTCAAAAGCGACGGGATATCCCATCGCCCGCTTGGCAACCAAAATGGCACTGGGGTATCGACTGGATGAATGTATCAATCCGATAACCGGTCACACCTCTGCCAGTTTTGAACCGGTTTTGGACTATGTTGTCGTTAAAATCCCCCGTTGGCCCTTTGATAAATTTCCCCAAGGGGACAGACTGTTGGGAACCCGGATGAAAGCCACGGGGGAAGTGATGGCCCTGGGACGCAACCTGGAGACGGCTTTAAACAAAGGGATCCGTTCCCTGGAGCAAAACTGTTTTTCCCTCCTGTTGGCGTCTGATCAGGAACTGACAGATGACGAATTGAAACAACGTTTGTCCCAGCCGGATGATCGACGTCTGTTTGTCTTGGGGGAAGCTTTTCGTCGGGGATGGTCCGAGGAGAGAGTACAGGATGTAACAGGTATCGATTTCTACTTTCTTAGCAAAATCCGAAGCATGGTTCAGTTGGAAATGGACTTGATGGAATGTACATGGGCGACGGTTTCCCGTAAACGGTTGCGCCGGGCCAAGGAGCAGGGGGTAGCTGATCGGGTGTTGGCCCGTATATTTGGCATTGCGGAATCAGAGGTACGTCTCCGGTGGAAACACTATGGTTGGAAACCGGCTTATAAATGGGTGGATACTTGTGCCGGGGAATTTGAGGCGGATACTCCTTACTTCTACTCCTCCTGGCAGGGAAAAGATGAAGAGAAAAAATCAGATGAGCGGACACGGATTTTGGTGTTGGGTTCAGGCCCCATCCGTATTGGTCAGGGAATTGAGTTTGATTACTGCTCCGTCCATGCCGCCCAATCCCTGAACAAAATGGGCTATGGCTCTGTCGTGGTTAATAACAACCCGGAAACAGTGAGTACGGATTATGCCACAACGGATCATCTTTATTTTGAACCCCTGACAGTGGAGGATGTATGGTGGGTGGCGGAAAAAGAAAAAACCACCAGGGTGATGGTTCAATACGGCGGACAGACTGCTGTCAAACTGACCCGGGAATTGGAGGCAGCGGGTTTGGATGTACTGGGTACTTCTGGGGAACAAATTGATCAGGTGGAAGACCGACACCGATTTTATGAGATGCTCAAGGTGCTGAATATTCCCCATATTCCCGGTTGGAGGGTTACGACTCTTCAGGAAGCCTTGCAAGGAGCGAAGGAATTGGGATACCCCCTGTTGGTGCGACCTTCTTATGTCATTGGGGGTCAAGGCATGCAGATTATTCGGAATCAGGAACAATTGATCCGGACTTTGTCGGGTTTTTCCTTGTCCGAAGAGTTTCCGTTGCTGTTGGATCGGTTTGTGGAAGGGATGGAGGTGGAAGTGGATGCGGTTACGGATGGCCGGGATGTGGTCATTCCCCTTTTGACCCAACAAATCGAACCCGCAGGTGTTCATTCCGGAGACAGTTGCTCCATTTTAGGTGCACCGGATCTGCAAGGAGACCAGCAACAACAGCTGGTATCCCACACAAGTCGGATTGCCGAGTATTTGGGGCATGCGGGACTGCTGAACATCCAATTTGTCATTCAGGATAACCAAGTCTATGTGTTGGAAGTAAATCCACGGGCTTCCCGAACCGTTCCGGTGATCAGTAAAGTGACAGGAGTGCCGATGGTGGAGTGGGCAACCCGCGTTCAATTGGGGGAGTCACTGGCCTCCTTTGCTCCAACCGGTCTGCTGTCGACATTACCGAGATGGGCGGTAAAAGCACCGGTTTTTTCTGCAACCAAATTACCGGGTGTGGATCCGGCTCCGGGGCCGGAGATGAAATCCACCGGAGAGGTGTTGGGGACGGGTATCACTTTGGAAGAGGCCATGGCCAAAGTATTGCCATGGATGGCAGGGGGAAAGCTTCCTGTTTTGTGCCCGAATACAAGTCTGTTTTTCTCGGTTGCAGACTCTCACAAAAAGTTACTCAGACAATGGCTTCCTCAGTTGCAACAAAGGGGTGTCCGGCTGGCAGCCACTCCTGGAACAGCTCGTTATCTCCGGAAGTGGGGAAGGCTTCCGGTTCAGGAATATGGCCCTTCAGATTGTGAAAAATGGTTTCAGGAATCAGGGCCCAAGATCCTTTGTAACATCCCTACCGGGAGAGGTGAGCAAGATACTCCCGGCTTTCGGTTACGCCAATATGCTTTACAAGGGCAGGTACCCTGCTTTATGTCCCCGGATATATTCCAGTGGCTCTTAAAAACGGACCACCTGCGGGACTCAGTGGGATGGTCAGTCACTCCTCTGACTATCCCTGACAGACTGGAGGCGATAAAGAAATGA